In Cytobacillus oceanisediminis, the following proteins share a genomic window:
- the rpoD gene encoding RNA polymerase sigma factor RpoD: MAEKSARSKEVDTELTLEQVKDQLVEIGKKTGVLAYDDIAERLSQFELDSHQMDEFYEFLGDQGVELVGDNENDDPNVQELAKNEEEFDLNDLSVPPGVKINDPVRMYLKEIGRVDLLSAEEEIALANRIEEGDEEAKRRLAEANLRLVVSIAKRYVGRGMLFLDLIQEGNMGLIKAVEKFDYRKGFKFSTYATWWIRQAITRAIADQARTIRIPVHMVETINKLIRVQRQLLQDLGREPTPEEIAEDMDLTPDKVREILKIAQEPVSLETPIGEEDDSHLGDFIEDQDATSPSEHAAYELLKEQLEDVLDTLTDREENVLRLRFGLDDGRTRTLEEVGKVFGVTRERIRQIEAKALRKLRHPSRSKRLKDFLE; encoded by the coding sequence ATGGCTGAAAAGTCGGCCCGTTCAAAAGAGGTTGATACAGAGTTGACCCTTGAACAAGTAAAAGATCAATTAGTTGAAATAGGAAAAAAGACAGGTGTCCTTGCCTATGATGATATAGCAGAGAGATTGTCTCAATTTGAACTCGATTCCCACCAGATGGATGAATTCTATGAATTCCTCGGAGATCAGGGTGTTGAATTAGTCGGAGATAATGAAAATGACGATCCAAATGTTCAGGAGCTTGCAAAAAATGAAGAGGAATTTGACCTTAATGATTTAAGTGTCCCTCCGGGTGTGAAAATTAATGATCCTGTCCGTATGTATTTAAAAGAAATTGGACGTGTTGATTTACTCTCTGCAGAGGAAGAGATCGCACTTGCCAATCGAATTGAGGAAGGCGACGAAGAAGCAAAAAGACGCCTGGCAGAAGCTAACCTCCGATTGGTTGTAAGTATTGCCAAAAGGTATGTGGGACGCGGAATGCTGTTCCTTGACCTTATTCAGGAAGGAAATATGGGACTGATAAAAGCGGTTGAAAAATTTGACTACCGCAAAGGCTTTAAGTTCAGTACGTATGCAACATGGTGGATACGCCAGGCCATCACAAGAGCAATTGCTGACCAGGCCAGGACCATTCGTATTCCTGTCCACATGGTTGAAACCATCAATAAATTGATTCGTGTCCAGCGTCAGCTTCTTCAGGATCTTGGCCGTGAACCAACACCAGAAGAAATAGCTGAAGATATGGATTTAACGCCAGACAAAGTAAGAGAAATTCTTAAGATTGCACAGGAACCTGTTTCATTAGAAACACCTATTGGTGAGGAGGATGACTCTCACTTAGGTGACTTTATTGAAGATCAGGATGCCACTTCTCCATCAGAGCATGCGGCATATGAGCTTCTGAAAGAACAGCTTGAAGATGTTCTGGACACACTTACTGACCGTGAAGAAAATGTTCTTCGTCTTCGATTCGGACTGGACGACGGCCGAACCAGGACTTTAGAAGAAGTTGGCAAGGTATTTGGCGTTACCCGTGAGCGTATTCGTCAAATTGAAGCCAAAGCCTTAAGAAAGCTGCGTCATCCCAGCAGAAGCAAACGTTTAAAAGACTTCTTAGAATAA